The Arachis hypogaea cultivar Tifrunner chromosome 14, arahy.Tifrunner.gnm2.J5K5, whole genome shotgun sequence genome has a segment encoding these proteins:
- the LOC112744529 gene encoding receptor-like protein EIX2 isoform X1 produces MIQQLNLKYCVVGVMMMNGVVYAVLMVQLLAWTSSAVEVPSVKCIESERQALLSLKRVFNATDADWLSSWGDGEQQKECCNWEGIKCSNQTGHVIMLDIHHHVDPPELDELKVGYISPSLGELHHLKYLDLSGLFTLTPSIPPFIASLTFLTHLNLSHCFFDGNIPPQLGNLLFLEYLDLGGNHFSQQIPSQFSNLSHLLYLDLSSNNLVGGFPLQLTNMSSLTYLDLSLNNFNGTLPPQLGNLLSLEHLDLSDNAFTGTMPPQLGNLLSLEHLDLSDNAFTGTILSQFKNLSRLQYLDLHPSYYIWDKTMSLSSDLQWLSELSTMRYLSLARVNLSGASNWQQVSSLSHLQYLDLNGCNLVDSVSTASLAFPANFSTSLSFVDISYNSLRDASFIFPWLMNSSSSLVTLRMNDNGLTGTIPETFGDKLSSLEELNLANNELKGQIPLSLFHSCNLAYLDLSKNNLTGEFNEYIREYSRCAHKPLQVLDLGWNAITGVVPDISHLSSLQELRLDNNRLNGTIHEGIGQLSILIELSLANNLLHGLISEAHFSGLSNLGSLDLSHNALVFNVSEEWVPPFSLSVLYLAYCKLGPNFPAWLHTQTMIEHLDISYTGISSTVPNWFWEPLPQMWNLNISHNSFRGKIEGSILPAIVSNQLLSIDLSFNLFEGPIPAFLSNASQLLLSNNRFLTANPLLCANSSKYTRFMDLSNNNLRGELSDCWKGFESLVVLDLSNNQLYGNMPKSLGSLRNIQSIHFEGNNFSGEIPSSLHNCTQLQVFDVAGNKLSGTIPTWIGDNISKLLVLSLHSNNFHGNIPLSMCNLHELHVLDLSKNILSGNIPKCISNLSAMATPANSNATITDDYHYNFTIGIYNDSTSLIWKGKMSKYGSTLGLLRSIDFSSNKLTGKIPSEMMSLIGLVSLNLSRNLFSGEIPSTIGQLKSIDFLDLSRNHLSGTIPSQLAQIDRLSVLDLSYNDLSGEIPLGTQLQTRDASDYAGNPKLCGAPLNNTCPIHGHQISEHDADGDDDEQFVSEGFYIAMAVGFVMAFWGVCFSLILKKSWRYAYFKLLSDVCDKLYVFTAIKVAKLKRIRSQT; encoded by the coding sequence ATGATACAACAACTTAACTTGAAATATTGTGTGGTTGGAGTGATGATGATGAATGGCGTAGTTTATGCGGTGTTGATGGTGCAACTACTTGCATGGACGAGCAGTGCAGTGGAGGTGCCAAGCGTGAAGTGCATTGAGAGTGAAAGGCAAGCTCTGCTTTCTCTCAAACGTGTCTTCAATGCCACGGATGCTGATTGGCTGTCTTCATGGGGAGATGGGGAGCAGCAGAAGGAGTGTTGCAACTGGGAAGGCATCAAGTGCAGCAACCAGACAGGCCATGTTATCATGCTTGATATTCATCATCATGTCGATCCCCCTGAATTGGATGAACTGAAAGTTGGCTACATAAGCCCATCACTGGGTGAGTTACATCATTTGAAGTATTTGGACCTTAGTGGTCTCTTTACTCTCACCCCATCCATCCCTCCTTTCATTGCCTCTTTAACCTTTTTGACACATCTCAATCTCTCTCATTGTTTCTTCGATGGAAACATACCCCCTCAACTGGGAAATCTACTCTTTCTCGAGTATCTTGATCTAGGAGGGAATCATTTTTCGCAACAAATCCCTTCTCAGTTCTCAAATCTCTCCCATTTATTGTACCTTGATCTTAGTTCCAATAATTTGGTTGGAGGATTCCCTCTTCAACTCACAAATATGTCATCCTTGACATATTTGGATCTTAGTCTTAATAACTTCAATGGAACACTGCCTCCTCAGCTTGGAAATCTCTTATCCTTGGAACATCTTGATCTCAGTGACAATGCATTCACCGGAACAATGCCTCCTCAGCTTGGAAATCTCTTATCCTTGGAACATCTTGATCTAAGTGACAATGCATTCACCGGAACCATTCTTAGTCAATTCAAAAACCTTTCTCGTTTACAGTATCTTGATCTCCATCCTTCTTATTATATTTGGGACAAAACCATGTCATTAAGTTCTGATTTACAGTGGCTATCTGAACTTTCAACCATGAGGTATCTTTCACTTGCTAGGGTGAATCTAAGTGGTGCCAGCAATTGGCAACAAGTGAGTAGCCTTTCTCATCTTCAATATTTAGACTTGAATGGTTGCAATCTTGTTGATTCCGTGTCCACTGCATCACTTGCATTCCCTGCTAATTTCTCCACTTCTTTGTCTTTCGTGGATATCTCTTACAACTCTTTAAGGGATGCATCCTTCATATTTCCATGGTTAATGAATTCCAGTAGTAGTCTTGTTACTCTGAGAATGAATGATAATGGTTTAACAGGAACCATACCAGAAACATTCGGGGACAAATTGAGCTCCCTTGAGGAGTTAAATCTTGCAAATAATGAGCTCAAAGGCCAAATACCTCTATCCTTGTTTCATAGTTGTAATTTGGCATACCTTGACCTATCCAAGAACAACTTGACAGGGGAGTTCAATGAATATATTCGAGAGTATTCTCGTTGTGCTCATAAACCCTTACAAGTCTTGGATTTGGGATGGAATGCAATTACAGGGGTGGTGCCTGACATCTCACATCTTTCATCTTTGCAAGAGTTACGACTTGATAACAATAGATTAAATGGAACCATACATGAAGGTATTGGACAACTATCCATCTTAATTGAGTTAAGCCTTGCAAATAACTTATTGCATGGTTTGATATCTGAAGCTCACTTTTCAGGACTTTCCAATCTTGGCTCTTTGGATTTGTCTCATAATGCATTAGTTTTTAATGTTAGCGAGGAGTGGGTTCCCCCTTTCAGTTTAAGTGTCCTTTATTTGGCCTATTGCAAGTTGGGGCCTAACTTTCCAGCATGGCTTCATACCCAAACGATGATTGAGCATTTGGATATTTCCTATACTGGAATTTCTAGCACTGTTCCTAATTGGTTTTGGGAACCCCTTCCTCAGATGTGGAATTTGAATATTTCTCACAACAGTTTTCGAGGAAAAATTGAAGGCTCAATTCTACCAGCTATTGTTTCTAACCAACTTCTTTCAATTGATTTGAGCTTCAATTTATTTGAAGGTCCAATTCCAGCATTCCTTTCAAATGCTTCACAACTTCTTTTGTCCAATAACAGATTTTTAACTGCAAATCCTCTTTTATGTGCAAATTCTTCCAAATACACAAGATTTATGGATTTGTCAAACAACAACCTTAGAGGAGAACTTTCGGATTGTTGGAAGGGTTTTGAGTCGTTGGTCGTCCTAGATTTATCCAATAATCAGTTGTATGGAAATATGCCAAAATCTCTGGGGTCTTTAAGAAATATCCAGTCAATACACTTTGAAGGCAATAATTTTTCAGGAGAGATACCATCATCCTTGCATAATTGCACACAACTACAAGTTTTTGATGTTGCAGGTAATAAGTTGTCAGGAACAATACCAACCTGGATTGGAGATAATATTTCAAAGCTACTTGTACTTAGCTTGCATTCCAACAATTTTCATGGTAACATTCCATTAAGCATGTGCAATCTTCATGAACTCCATGTCTTGGACCTCTCTAAAAATATTCTCTCTGGCAATATACCTAAATGCATAAGTAATCTTTCTGCTATGGCCACTCCAGCAAATTCAAATGCAACCATTACCGATGACTATCATTATAATTTTACCATCGGAATTTATAATGATAGCACATCACTCATATGGAAAGGGAAAATGTCAAAATATGGAAGCACCTTGGGATTGTTGAGAAGTATTGATTTCTCCAGCAACAAGTTAACAGGGAAAATACCAAGTGAGATGATGAGTCTTATTGGCTTGGTTTCTTTAAATCTTTCAAGAAACTTGTTCAGTGGAGAAATTCCTTCAACTATTGGACAGCTGAAGTCAATAGATTTTCTTGATCTATCCAGAAATCATTTGTCAGGAACAATTCCTTCACAGCTTGCTCAGATTGACCGTCTCAGTGTTCTTGACTTGTCATACAATGATTTATCTGGAGAAATCCCACTTGGCACGCAACTTCAAACAAGGGATGCTTCTGATTATGCAGGAAATCCAAAACTTTGTGGTGCTCCCCTCAACAATACTTGTCCCATTCATGGTCACCAGATCAGTGAACATGAtgctgatggtgatgatgatgaacaaTTTGTAAGCGAGGGGTTCTACATTGCTATGGCTGTTGGATTTGTTATGGCATTTTGGGGAGTTTGCTTCTCATTGATTTTGAAGAAATCTTGGAGATATGCTTATTTCAAGTTGTTGAGTGATGTCTGTGACAAGCTCTATGTATTTACAGCGATCAAGGTGGCCAAACTGAAAAGGATCAGATCTCAAACATGA